One Gammaproteobacteria bacterium DNA segment encodes these proteins:
- a CDS encoding chemotaxis protein CheW: protein MNAEQISGQVDLALGANQYLTFSLADEEYGVDILSVREIMGWGAATPIPNVPSYIKGVINLRGTIIPIIDLRERFNLEKQPYGPTTVVVVLQVKGAKSQKTVGVVVDAVCDVYDIDAASLNPAPDFGGAFDTEFVRGLATVSDKMIILLDIERLVEVGVLKAIT, encoded by the coding sequence ATGAATGCGGAACAGATCAGCGGCCAGGTGGACCTGGCTCTCGGCGCCAACCAGTACCTGACCTTCAGTCTCGCCGATGAGGAGTACGGTGTGGATATCCTCAGTGTGCGGGAGATCATGGGATGGGGCGCTGCGACGCCCATTCCCAACGTGCCCAGTTACATCAAGGGTGTGATCAACCTCCGCGGCACCATCATCCCCATCATCGACTTGCGCGAGCGCTTCAATCTGGAAAAGCAGCCCTACGGGCCCACCACCGTGGTGGTGGTGCTGCAGGTCAAGGGCGCCAAGTCGCAAAAGACCGTGGGCGTGGTGGTGGATGCGGTGTGCGACGTCTACGACATCGATGCCGCGAGCCTGAATCCGGCACCGGACTTCGGCGGGGCCTTCGACACCGAGTTCGTGCGCGGCCTGGCCACGGTCAGTGACAAGATGATCATCCTCCTGGACATCGAACGACTGGTGGAAGTGGGTGTGCTCAAGGCGATCACCTGA
- a CDS encoding chemotaxis protein CheA — MTSDLSQFHEAFFEEAAEGLELLESGLLALVEGNQDEGQINDIFRAAHSIKGGSGMFGFTEITNLTHVMETMLDEMRAGDRQAGREDVDLLLKATDCVSAMIDAPRSGNPVDCAEAEDMRARLEARLAVAPGAMPAALPAGDAVEVVEAAGESARGDWRIRFGPTAAMYAEGHDPLRIMRELASLGEAEVSVDAAHVPPLEDFDPAGAYLCWEIILKDGPGRRELEEVFAWVKDSCELTIESEHEAGTTARPVAPAPDNVVAMPGAAPESAAPAPTAPAPAAVASGADNGAPATRESSSIRVSTDKVDTLINMVGELVITQSMLGQFNEEFELVQFERLKDGLAQLERNTRELQESVMRIRMMPIKASFSRFPRLVRDLSQGLGKSVRLELVGEHTELDKTVLEKIGDPLVHLVRNSLDHGIESAEERRAKGKDPTGVLRLKASHQGGNIVIEVSDDGAGLNTRRILDKAIEKGIVSAQDELSDEQVADLIFQPGFSTAAQVSDVSGRGVGMDVVRRNINDLNGTVDVKTVPGEGSTFTIRLPLTLAILDGQLIRVGEQIYVIPLISIVESLLVNPGQIKSIGADFELYRLRDNYVPVARLHSIFGVDAANADLKKGLLVIVESNDGRLGLMVDDLLGQQQVVIKSLESNFKRVSGISGATILGDGSVALILDISGLVKICQNRGEQQDSGKTEDRTIEAVA, encoded by the coding sequence GTGACATCCGATCTATCGCAATTTCACGAGGCCTTCTTCGAGGAGGCCGCCGAGGGCCTGGAACTGCTGGAAAGCGGACTGCTCGCCCTGGTCGAGGGCAATCAGGATGAGGGCCAGATCAACGATATCTTCAGGGCCGCCCATTCCATCAAGGGCGGCAGCGGCATGTTCGGGTTCACCGAGATCACCAACCTGACTCACGTCATGGAGACCATGCTGGACGAGATGCGTGCCGGGGATCGGCAGGCCGGCCGTGAGGACGTGGACCTGTTGTTGAAGGCCACGGACTGTGTGAGTGCCATGATCGACGCCCCGCGTAGCGGCAACCCTGTGGATTGCGCCGAGGCGGAAGACATGCGCGCGCGTCTGGAGGCCCGCCTGGCGGTTGCCCCCGGGGCTATGCCCGCCGCGCTTCCGGCGGGCGACGCGGTCGAGGTGGTCGAGGCCGCCGGGGAATCCGCGCGTGGTGATTGGCGGATTCGTTTCGGCCCCACTGCGGCCATGTACGCCGAAGGCCACGACCCCCTGCGCATCATGCGCGAACTGGCTTCCCTGGGAGAGGCGGAGGTCAGCGTGGATGCCGCCCACGTCCCGCCCCTCGAAGACTTCGATCCGGCGGGGGCCTATCTGTGCTGGGAGATCATCCTCAAGGACGGGCCGGGCCGGCGGGAACTGGAGGAGGTCTTCGCGTGGGTCAAGGACAGCTGCGAACTGACTATCGAGAGTGAACACGAGGCGGGCACCACGGCCCGCCCCGTGGCGCCCGCGCCTGACAACGTCGTGGCCATGCCGGGTGCGGCGCCGGAGTCCGCGGCGCCGGCCCCCACGGCGCCGGCCCCCGCCGCAGTGGCCAGCGGCGCTGACAACGGTGCGCCGGCGACCAGGGAATCGAGTTCCATCCGCGTCAGCACCGACAAGGTGGATACCTTGATCAACATGGTGGGCGAACTGGTGATCACCCAGTCCATGCTGGGCCAGTTCAACGAGGAGTTCGAGCTGGTCCAGTTCGAGCGCTTGAAGGACGGGCTGGCCCAACTGGAGCGCAACACCCGCGAGTTGCAGGAGAGCGTCATGCGCATCCGCATGATGCCCATCAAGGCCTCTTTCAGCAGATTCCCGCGGCTGGTGCGTGATCTCAGCCAGGGGCTCGGCAAGTCGGTGCGGCTGGAACTGGTGGGCGAGCATACCGAACTGGACAAGACGGTGCTGGAGAAGATCGGCGACCCCCTGGTCCACCTGGTGCGCAACTCTCTCGATCACGGCATCGAATCGGCAGAGGAGCGCCGCGCCAAGGGCAAGGACCCCACGGGCGTGCTGCGCCTCAAGGCCAGCCACCAGGGCGGCAATATCGTCATCGAGGTGAGCGACGACGGTGCCGGCCTCAATACCCGGCGCATCCTCGACAAGGCCATCGAAAAGGGCATCGTGTCGGCCCAGGACGAGCTGAGCGACGAACAGGTCGCGGACCTCATATTCCAACCCGGCTTTTCCACCGCCGCCCAGGTCAGCGACGTCTCCGGAAGAGGCGTCGGCATGGACGTGGTGCGCCGCAATATCAATGACCTCAACGGCACGGTGGACGTGAAGACCGTGCCCGGCGAGGGCAGCACCTTCACCATCCGGCTGCCCCTCACCCTCGCCATCCTGGATGGCCAGCTCATCCGGGTGGGGGAACAGATCTATGTCATTCCCCTGATATCCATCGTCGAGTCCCTGCTGGTCAATCCCGGCCAGATCAAATCCATCGGCGCCGACTTCGAACTCTACCGGCTGCGTGACAACTACGTGCCGGTGGCCCGGCTGCACAGCATCTTCGGTGTGGATGCGGCCAACGCCGATCTCAAGAAGGGTCTGCTGGTCATCGTGGAATCCAACGACGGCCGGCTCGGGCTCATGGTGGATGACCTGCTGGGGCAGCAACAGGTCGTGATCAAGAGCCTCGAGAGCAATTTCAAACGCGTATCCGGTATCTCGGGCGCCACCATTCTCGGCGACGGCAGTGTCGCCCTCATCCTTGATATCTCCGGGCTGGTGAAGATCTGCCAGAACCGGGGCGAGCAACAGGACAGCGGAAAAACCGAAGACCGAACCATCGAGGCAGTGGCATGA
- a CDS encoding response regulator: MTKKLLIADDDGVVLATLSMGLRQAGYQVVEARDAESAYQAVSTERPDVAVLDIHMPGMSGIELSRRLFEEFQVPVVFLTAYDERELVESAIGTGAFGYVIKPIDVARLIPVIETAAVRGQEVAGIKGAMDKNKQINAAVGVLMERHRVSMPKALEAMRAVARRDRKKLHVLALEILSATEQDNRFFDEFKES, encoded by the coding sequence ATGACCAAGAAACTACTCATCGCCGACGATGATGGCGTGGTACTGGCGACCCTCAGCATGGGCCTTCGACAGGCGGGTTACCAGGTGGTGGAGGCCCGGGACGCGGAATCCGCCTACCAGGCCGTGAGTACGGAAAGGCCCGATGTGGCGGTGCTCGATATCCATATGCCGGGTATGAGCGGCATCGAGCTGTCGAGGAGGCTGTTCGAGGAGTTCCAGGTCCCCGTGGTCTTTCTCACCGCCTATGACGAACGGGAACTGGTGGAATCGGCCATCGGTACCGGAGCCTTCGGTTACGTCATCAAGCCCATCGACGTCGCACGGCTCATCCCGGTCATCGAGACCGCGGCGGTGCGCGGGCAGGAGGTGGCCGGCATCAAGGGCGCCATGGACAAGAACAAGCAGATCAATGCCGCCGTGGGTGTGCTCATGGAGCGCCACCGCGTGTCCATGCCCAAGGCCCTGGAGGCGATGCGGGCGGTGGCCCGGCGCGACCGCAAGAAGCTCCATGTGCTGGCCCTCGAGATCCTCTCGGCCACCGAGCAGGACAACCGGTTTTTCGACGAATTCAAGGAATCCTGA
- a CDS encoding EAL domain-containing protein — protein MNNFFEQAMCQALGDRISCEIFRVSQIAMMLVDRRMSIVAVNPAFTRTTGYDFYEVMGENPRKLSSGIHDRLFYETLWQSLLDQGSWSGEIWNRRKNGEIYPEHLRIDAIRNAQGEVTHYVGMFTDITNEKGMQKRLQNLAFHDTLTGLPNRAYLKQRVNELLGEVNSGSALLFVDIDNFKRVNDELGHSFGDEILRIVANRLQAAVRQSDVVCRLGGDEFVIVLPDLTDVARTEAIAGKILTQLQSPITSGDHEIGLTASIGISFYPKDGEDFESLFQYADVALYDAKGMGKNGYSLYRREMSTTFRNRLALEKDLRLAIEGGLIDVFYQPKLNLVRGRVSGFEALARWHHPEHGWIGPNVFIPIAEDAGMIDSLAEHVIRRAVRQVRDWSLQARFPYEVAVNISSKQFRTGGVVHLMQDIVNVEGFPPEQVEIEVTESQLMENSRQSQTIIEALKSLGMHIAIDDFGTGYSSLGYLKQFHVDRLKIDKVFVQDIGTPGNDEELCDVILSIGNTLGIKVTAEGVEKREQFDFFSQRRCDELQGYYIARPLPWDQFGPDGSFNTGVQQ, from the coding sequence ATGAACAACTTTTTCGAACAAGCCATGTGTCAGGCCCTCGGCGACCGCATCTCCTGCGAGATATTCCGTGTCTCCCAGATCGCCATGATGCTGGTGGACAGGAGAATGTCCATCGTTGCTGTGAACCCGGCCTTCACCCGCACCACCGGTTATGACTTCTACGAGGTGATGGGGGAGAACCCCAGGAAGCTCTCCTCCGGCATCCACGACCGCCTGTTCTACGAGACCCTGTGGCAGTCCCTGCTGGACCAGGGCAGCTGGTCGGGCGAAATCTGGAACCGCCGCAAGAACGGCGAGATCTACCCGGAACACCTGCGCATCGATGCCATCAGGAACGCGCAGGGCGAGGTCACCCATTACGTGGGGATGTTCACCGACATCACCAACGAGAAGGGCATGCAGAAACGCCTGCAGAATCTCGCCTTCCATGACACCCTCACCGGCCTGCCCAACCGGGCCTACCTCAAGCAACGGGTCAACGAGTTGCTGGGGGAGGTGAATTCCGGCTCCGCGCTGCTGTTCGTGGACATCGACAACTTCAAGCGCGTCAACGACGAACTGGGACATTCCTTCGGCGACGAGATCCTGCGTATCGTCGCCAACCGCCTGCAGGCGGCGGTGCGCCAGAGCGACGTGGTGTGCCGTCTCGGCGGCGACGAGTTCGTGATCGTGTTGCCGGATCTCACGGACGTCGCGCGTACCGAGGCCATCGCCGGCAAGATCCTCACCCAGCTGCAGAGTCCCATCACCAGCGGCGATCACGAGATCGGCCTCACCGCGAGCATCGGTATCTCCTTCTATCCCAAGGACGGCGAGGACTTCGAATCCCTGTTCCAGTACGCGGACGTGGCCCTGTACGACGCCAAGGGCATGGGCAAGAACGGCTATTCCCTCTATCGCCGGGAGATGAGCACCACCTTCCGGAATCGCCTGGCTCTCGAGAAGGACCTGCGGTTGGCCATCGAGGGCGGGCTCATCGATGTCTTCTACCAGCCCAAACTCAATCTCGTCAGGGGTCGGGTCAGCGGTTTCGAGGCCCTGGCCCGCTGGCACCATCCGGAGCACGGCTGGATAGGGCCCAACGTCTTCATCCCCATCGCCGAGGATGCCGGCATGATCGACAGCCTCGCGGAGCACGTCATTCGGCGCGCCGTTCGCCAGGTCAGGGACTGGTCGCTTCAAGCCCGATTTCCCTACGAGGTGGCCGTGAACATCTCCAGCAAGCAGTTCCGCACCGGCGGCGTCGTGCACCTGATGCAGGACATCGTGAATGTAGAGGGTTTCCCGCCGGAGCAGGTGGAGATCGAGGTCACGGAGAGCCAGCTGATGGAGAACAGCAGGCAGTCCCAGACCATCATCGAGGCCCTCAAGTCTTTGGGTATGCATATCGCCATCGACGACTTCGGCACCGGCTATTCCTCACTGGGCTATCTCAAGCAGTTCCATGTGGACCGCCTGAAGATAGACAAGGTGTTCGTCCAGGACATCGGTACTCCCGGCAATGACGAGGAGCTGTGCGACGTCATCCTGTCCATCGGCAACACCCTGGGCATCAAGGTCACGGCGGAAGGGGTGGAGAAACGGGAGCAGTTCGACTTCTTCAGCCAGCGCCGCTGCGACGAGCTGCAGGGCTATTACATCGCCCGGCCCCTGCCGTGGGACCAGTTCGGTCCCGACGGGTCCTTCAACACGGGAGTGCAACAGTGA